The uncultured Desulfuromonas sp. genome has a segment encoding these proteins:
- a CDS encoding VTT domain-containing protein: MTRLPELAPDHRDLAILVDGCSDCGACLRQCAFLKRYGSPIAIQTLYEQDPQQGKIAFSCSLCGLCNVVCPAELPLNQYFLTMRRHYVADHPQQLKKYGGLRFYEAIGTSKAFSHYALPDNCTSVFFPGCALAGSRPQRTWELYQHLRSEHPSLGLVLDCCTKPSHDLGDDARFNEKFFPLRTFLEENQVDTVITACPNCYQVFKRYAPQMHCRSVYEVLDSVDLPPRPDTQGTITIHDPCVSRGEPHVHEAVRSLIDKVGLECHEMKNTRKTALCCGEGGCVMAEDRELALSWRQKRADQADQRLVVSYCAGCVDALRPEASASHVLDLVFDPLTALDRDQKSPGSLQRYINRLQLKKRAKKQIACRVRGDRRMTTPEQKKKSRLGQVIVFALLVAAIVALKMTGAADYLQPEKLRDWIAGTGFWAPLIFMLLYAAAPALFLPGLPLTILGGILFGPIWGVVYTITGATAGACVAFLVARYLGRDWIRAKLTAPRWQKLDEDVARNGWKVVAFTRLIPLFPFNLLNYAFGLTNIRFSHYAITSFICMLPATIAFISLSSSLGELVKGQVSKEFIIGIILVVALSLLPIWWKKRQAKRREQQ; this comes from the coding sequence ATGACACGTTTACCCGAACTAGCTCCGGATCATAGAGACCTTGCCATACTGGTTGATGGCTGCAGCGACTGCGGGGCCTGCCTGCGTCAATGCGCGTTCCTGAAGCGCTACGGCTCCCCGATCGCTATTCAGACGCTCTATGAGCAGGATCCGCAACAGGGCAAAATTGCCTTTTCCTGTAGCCTGTGTGGACTGTGCAATGTTGTCTGTCCCGCGGAATTGCCGCTCAACCAGTATTTCCTGACCATGCGCCGCCATTATGTTGCCGACCATCCGCAACAGTTAAAAAAATATGGCGGACTGCGTTTCTATGAAGCGATCGGCACGTCGAAGGCTTTCAGTCATTATGCCCTGCCCGACAACTGCACCAGCGTATTTTTCCCCGGGTGCGCACTGGCCGGCAGCCGGCCACAACGGACCTGGGAGCTGTATCAGCATCTGCGCTCTGAACACCCCAGTCTCGGTCTGGTCCTTGATTGTTGCACCAAGCCCTCTCATGATTTGGGCGACGATGCGCGTTTTAACGAGAAATTTTTTCCGCTACGGACTTTTTTGGAGGAAAACCAGGTCGACACGGTGATCACGGCCTGCCCCAATTGTTACCAGGTGTTCAAACGCTACGCACCGCAAATGCACTGCCGCTCGGTTTACGAAGTGCTCGATTCCGTGGATCTGCCGCCCCGCCCCGACACTCAAGGCACGATTACCATTCACGACCCCTGTGTCAGCCGTGGCGAGCCCCACGTGCATGAGGCTGTCCGCTCCCTGATCGACAAGGTCGGGCTGGAGTGCCATGAGATGAAAAACACCCGCAAAACAGCACTGTGCTGTGGTGAGGGTGGCTGCGTCATGGCCGAAGACCGGGAGCTGGCCCTGAGCTGGCGGCAGAAACGAGCGGACCAGGCCGACCAACGACTCGTTGTCAGCTACTGTGCCGGATGCGTCGATGCCCTGCGTCCCGAGGCGTCAGCCAGCCATGTGCTGGACCTGGTTTTTGATCCGTTGACCGCCCTGGACCGAGACCAGAAGAGTCCCGGCTCACTGCAACGCTATATCAATCGCTTACAACTCAAAAAACGCGCCAAAAAACAGATCGCCTGCCGCGTTCGTGGAGATCGTCGTATGACCACCCCAGAACAGAAAAAAAAGAGCCGTCTCGGCCAAGTCATTGTCTTCGCCTTATTGGTTGCCGCCATTGTTGCCCTGAAAATGACCGGGGCCGCTGATTATCTGCAACCGGAAAAACTTCGCGACTGGATTGCCGGTACCGGCTTCTGGGCACCGCTCATCTTCATGCTGCTGTACGCGGCCGCTCCGGCGCTGTTTCTTCCCGGGCTGCCTTTGACCATTCTCGGCGGCATCCTGTTTGGTCCCATCTGGGGAGTGGTCTATACCATTACCGGCGCAACCGCCGGTGCCTGTGTCGCATTTCTTGTCGCCCGCTATCTCGGTCGTGATTGGATTCGCGCCAAACTCACCGCACCACGCTGGCAAAAACTCGATGAAGATGTGGCCCGCAACGGTTGGAAAGTGGTGGCGTTTACCCGTTTGATCCCGTTGTTCCCTTTCAACCTGCTTAATTATGCGTTCGGCCTGACCAACATCCGTTTCAGTCACTATGCCATCACCTCGTTTATCTGCATGTTGCCGGCGACCATCGCTTTTATTTCGCTGTCAAGCTCCCTGGGCGAACTGGTCAAAGGGCAAGTTTCCAAAGAATTTATCATCGGCATCATTCTGGTGGTGGCCCTGTCCCTTCTGCCGATCTGGTGGAAAAAACGCCAGGCGAAACGCCGTGAACAACAGTAA
- a CDS encoding rhodanese-like domain-containing protein, with translation MLISTTQYASAFSLQRLDVQRGSQQLQDLAILDARPLAQYQQGHIAGAHSLSWEDYTRPDSDGVNYRIVPVNELTDALGRMGISTTTPVLIYGDADTSWGGEGWAAWLLAWLGHQGPVSILDGGIQAWQSAKLQLVTTAPQATATVYQPSLQPQLLISAEEIDAKKDDITLVDTRNYWMEWLPGHLPNAIHLDWKELFHGENKRAIDAAALKKLLTEKGVDLNKPVVYYCTGGIRSGYAWMVHELAGLPSAINFEGGTEEWNAFEKQP, from the coding sequence ATGCTCATATCCACCACTCAGTATGCGTCTGCGTTTTCTTTGCAGCGCCTCGATGTTCAGCGCGGTTCCCAACAGCTTCAGGATCTGGCGATTCTCGATGCCCGACCGCTGGCACAATACCAGCAGGGCCACATTGCCGGCGCCCACTCTTTGAGCTGGGAGGACTATACCAGACCGGATAGTGACGGCGTCAACTACCGAATTGTACCGGTGAATGAACTCACCGACGCTCTCGGCCGTATGGGAATTTCCACAACGACCCCGGTGTTGATCTACGGCGATGCCGACACCAGTTGGGGCGGTGAAGGTTGGGCCGCCTGGCTGCTGGCCTGGCTGGGTCATCAGGGACCGGTCTCTATTCTCGACGGCGGCATTCAGGCCTGGCAATCCGCTAAACTGCAGTTGGTGACAACAGCGCCCCAGGCGACGGCGACGGTCTACCAGCCATCCCTGCAGCCCCAGTTACTGATTTCAGCCGAAGAAATTGATGCAAAAAAAGACGACATCACTCTGGTTGACACACGCAACTACTGGATGGAATGGTTACCCGGTCACCTGCCCAACGCCATTCACCTCGACTGGAAAGAGCTGTTTCACGGTGAAAACAAACGTGCCATTGATGCGGCAGCGTTGAAAAAGCTCCTTACGGAAAAAGGCGTCGATCTCAACAAACCGGTTGTTTATTACTGCACCGGCGGCATCCGTTCCGGTTATGCCTGGATGGTTCACGAACTCGCCGGTTTGCCTTCGGCCATCAATTTTGAGGGGGGCACCGAAGAATGGAACGCCTTCGAAAAACAACCTTAA
- a CDS encoding glycosyltransferase 87 family protein, translating into MSIRHISNRVTARDKVVFVGTAFVVCMVIVSYGVLSAADDLRLYLPELLACSAVIMACVSVLLLVPCPAGSRRRVSVLILLLAALFRVLFVAAPAQLSDDVYRYLWDGLQLLHGHNPYAQAPQQVVATSTQLIALQGLINHPQFVTIYPPAAQLFFALAGGQLLQFKLLCSLVDFGSCVLLALLLRRLNRSPWWLTVYAWHPLVVLECAGSGHIDILAVFFVLAALTIAFSSGRYSGWSSGLLVMLAVLTKVFPVIFAPFVWLMLPVNQRRAFVFGAVITAVILLGAFSPALVNGLETLGTYSRHWEFSGFTFQQLRHWLHSGDQARLLLATLFAFILLSAWLRLKKSQRPEALPMLRTLTGVVLVFLLLTPTLHPWYALYLVAFAALVPHPAALVLSWSVLLSYQVVAHYHQTGVWQERADLSFYIWLAPLLALLASALFSRFNRRSNS; encoded by the coding sequence ATGAGCATAAGGCACATCAGTAACAGAGTTACTGCCAGGGATAAAGTCGTTTTTGTCGGCACTGCTTTTGTCGTGTGCATGGTTATTGTCTCCTATGGTGTTCTGTCAGCCGCGGATGATCTGCGTCTGTATTTGCCGGAGTTGCTGGCCTGTTCCGCTGTCATTATGGCTTGTGTCAGCGTTTTGCTGCTGGTTCCCTGTCCCGCCGGTAGCCGTCGCCGGGTCAGCGTGTTGATTCTGCTGCTGGCTGCGCTGTTTCGTGTGCTGTTTGTCGCAGCGCCTGCGCAACTTTCCGACGATGTTTATCGCTATCTGTGGGACGGTCTGCAACTGTTGCATGGCCATAATCCATACGCCCAGGCTCCGCAGCAGGTGGTGGCGACATCAACGCAACTCATCGCTTTACAGGGCCTGATCAACCATCCACAGTTCGTCACTATTTATCCGCCTGCCGCCCAGCTGTTTTTCGCTCTGGCCGGTGGTCAATTGCTTCAGTTCAAGCTGTTGTGCAGCCTGGTTGATTTCGGCAGCTGTGTGTTGCTGGCGCTGCTGCTGCGACGGCTGAACCGTTCCCCCTGGTGGCTGACTGTCTACGCCTGGCATCCTCTGGTTGTGCTCGAATGCGCCGGCTCCGGACATATTGATATTCTGGCTGTATTTTTTGTCCTCGCCGCCCTGACCATCGCATTTTCCAGCGGACGTTATTCCGGCTGGAGCAGTGGACTGCTGGTGATGCTGGCGGTATTGACCAAAGTCTTTCCGGTGATCTTTGCACCGTTTGTGTGGCTGATGTTGCCCGTGAATCAACGCCGTGCCTTTGTGTTCGGCGCTGTGATCACGGCGGTGATTCTGCTCGGTGCCTTTAGTCCAGCGCTGGTCAATGGGCTGGAGACTTTGGGCACCTATTCCCGGCATTGGGAATTTTCCGGTTTTACCTTTCAGCAATTGCGTCACTGGCTGCATTCCGGTGATCAAGCCCGTCTGCTGTTGGCGACGCTGTTTGCTTTCATTCTTTTAAGCGCCTGGTTGCGATTGAAAAAGTCACAACGTCCTGAAGCCTTGCCCATGTTGCGTACGCTGACGGGCGTGGTGTTGGTCTTTTTGTTACTGACCCCGACACTGCATCCCTGGTACGCCCTCTATCTGGTGGCGTTTGCGGCGCTGGTTCCGCATCCGGCTGCTCTGGTGCTGAGCTGGAGTGTCCTGCTCAGCTATCAGGTAGTGGCGCACTATCACCAGACCGGCGTTTGGCAGGAACGTGCGGATTTGTCGTTTTATATCTGGCTGGCGCCTTTGCTGGCTTTATTGGCCAGTGCGCTTTTTTCCCGTTTCAACAGGCGATCAAACAGCTGA
- a CDS encoding glycosyltransferase family 2 protein — protein sequence MVHSKRSTTALIIPARNEAESLPQVLKNIPQSIHHVIVVDNGSSDSTAQIARYHGATVVSEPRPGYGQACLAGINFLKQDPPDLVAFADGDGSDNHPELTRLIETLETEQRDLVLAQRIPKNRNALSPQQRFGNGLATLLISLIWGGSYQDLGPMRVIRWDALQQLEMKDCNFGWTIEMQIKALQHNLSIREIPLTYLPRLAGESKISRTATGVIKAGSKILWVVAREAWRSRRQLFDRLLKREKSALANKASKGASQI from the coding sequence ATGGTACACAGCAAGAGAAGCACAACCGCACTGATCATCCCAGCACGCAATGAGGCTGAATCTCTGCCTCAGGTTCTAAAAAATATCCCCCAGAGCATTCATCACGTCATTGTTGTCGACAACGGTTCCAGCGATTCAACCGCTCAGATCGCCCGTTACCATGGAGCGACCGTCGTCTCTGAACCGCGCCCCGGTTATGGTCAGGCGTGCCTGGCAGGTATTAATTTCCTCAAACAGGACCCACCGGATCTGGTCGCCTTTGCCGATGGCGATGGCAGTGACAATCACCCTGAGTTAACACGGTTGATTGAAACACTGGAAACCGAACAACGCGATCTGGTTCTGGCTCAACGTATCCCGAAAAACCGCAATGCTCTGAGTCCTCAGCAACGCTTCGGAAACGGCTTGGCTACTTTGCTGATCAGCCTGATTTGGGGAGGCAGCTATCAGGACCTCGGCCCCATGCGGGTGATCCGCTGGGATGCGCTGCAACAACTGGAGATGAAGGACTGCAACTTCGGCTGGACCATTGAAATGCAGATCAAAGCCTTGCAGCACAATTTGAGTATTCGGGAAATCCCGCTGACCTATCTGCCGCGACTGGCCGGCGAGTCAAAAATCAGCCGCACGGCCACGGGGGTGATCAAGGCGGGAAGCAAAATACTCTGGGTCGTCGCTCGTGAGGCCTGGCGCAGTCGACGTCAGCTGTTTGATCGCCTGTTGAAACGGGAAAAAAGCGCACTGGCCAATAAAGCCAGCAAAGGCGCCAGCCAGATATAA
- a CDS encoding glycosyltransferase — protein MRILTDILTTLHFVAMAGLACYGLHRLWMLRHWLILSRSSKPSLFWQDDENCPVVTVQLPLYNERFVAQRLIEATAQLDWPNDRLQIQVLDDSTDETCSVVDAAVAHWQTQGVQIEVLRRNNRQGYKAGALAAATPQARGEFLAVFDADFIPKSDFLRRIMTNFNHPEIGMVQARWGFLNREQSWLTQLQAILLGPHFGIEHRVRCHQGLFFNFNGTAGVWRRQTIVDGGGWQADTVTEDLDLSYRCQMKGWKFCYVNDVVVPSELPVTLGDFRGQQQRWAKGSMQTARKILPLVLRSRQSRGVKFEAMAHLLANLGWLCAAIASITLYPALLSRSTLHLWQILMIDVPLFLLASLAILSYFFLYAYREIGWRAALWVPVLPLLTLGMAPSLAWAALCGLFQRGGVFNRTAKYGTSNQTPVKRLLPVYSHKSYRVLWVNGGLVLYSILPVVLTIQNHNWLALPLVGLFPLGFFLVFVKDFLEIRHNL, from the coding sequence ATGAGAATTTTGACTGATATTTTAACAACTTTGCACTTTGTGGCCATGGCCGGGCTGGCCTGTTATGGCCTGCATCGATTGTGGATGTTACGCCATTGGTTGATTTTATCGCGCAGCTCGAAACCGTCCTTATTCTGGCAGGATGATGAAAACTGTCCGGTGGTGACCGTTCAGTTGCCGTTGTACAACGAGCGTTTTGTGGCCCAGCGTCTCATCGAAGCAACGGCCCAACTCGATTGGCCGAATGACCGGTTGCAGATTCAAGTGCTGGACGATTCCACCGATGAAACCTGTAGCGTGGTCGATGCCGCCGTGGCCCACTGGCAGACTCAGGGTGTTCAGATTGAAGTGCTGCGTCGCAATAACCGGCAAGGCTATAAAGCAGGTGCCCTGGCTGCGGCGACACCGCAGGCGCGAGGTGAATTCCTGGCCGTCTTTGATGCTGATTTCATCCCTAAAAGTGATTTCTTACGCCGAATCATGACCAACTTCAACCACCCGGAGATCGGCATGGTTCAGGCGCGCTGGGGCTTTCTCAATCGTGAGCAGAGTTGGTTGACTCAGTTGCAGGCGATTCTTCTTGGTCCCCATTTCGGCATAGAGCATAGGGTGCGTTGTCACCAAGGCTTGTTCTTTAATTTTAATGGTACGGCCGGAGTCTGGCGCCGTCAAACCATCGTTGACGGCGGTGGCTGGCAGGCGGATACGGTGACGGAAGATCTCGACCTGAGTTATCGTTGTCAGATGAAGGGGTGGAAGTTCTGCTATGTTAATGATGTGGTTGTGCCGTCTGAGTTGCCGGTAACTCTGGGTGACTTTCGCGGTCAGCAGCAGCGCTGGGCCAAAGGATCGATGCAGACGGCGCGTAAAATTCTGCCGTTGGTGTTACGTTCCCGTCAATCACGGGGCGTTAAATTTGAAGCCATGGCGCATTTACTGGCCAACCTTGGCTGGTTGTGTGCCGCCATTGCCAGTATCACTCTCTATCCGGCACTGCTGTCGCGCTCGACGCTGCATCTGTGGCAAATTCTGATGATTGACGTGCCGCTGTTTCTTCTCGCCAGTCTGGCGATCCTCAGCTATTTCTTTCTCTACGCCTATCGGGAGATCGGCTGGAGAGCGGCGCTGTGGGTGCCGGTTCTGCCGCTTCTGACTTTGGGGATGGCGCCAAGTCTGGCCTGGGCTGCCTTGTGTGGACTCTTTCAGCGCGGCGGCGTGTTTAATCGAACGGCCAAATACGGGACCTCGAACCAGACCCCGGTGAAACGATTGCTACCGGTGTACAGTCACAAATCCTACCGGGTGCTGTGGGTCAATGGTGGCCTGGTCCTTTATTCAATCCTGCCCGTCGTCCTGACCATTCAAAATCACAACTGGCTGGCGTTACCGCTGGTCGGTTTGTTTCCGCTTGGTTTTTTCCTGGTGTTTGTCAAAGACTTTCTCGAAATCCGTCATAACCTGTAA
- a CDS encoding LysE family translocator produces MPSPDTLISFLLAAILLGLAPGPDNLFVLTQSALHGAKAGWLVTAGLCTGLLGHTTAVAFGVAVLFEQSVVAFTLLKLAGVCYLLYLAWLTLRRRHDDDQTAAPPRLSRAKLYRRGVIMNLTNPKVSLFFLAFLPQFSQPDIGPIRQQLLLLGGLFIIATIVVFGLIATLSGSIGHYLQRHTGARRTLDRLSAMVFIGLAAKLLTTSR; encoded by the coding sequence ATGCCCAGTCCAGATACACTTATTTCATTTCTGCTGGCCGCCATATTACTCGGCCTGGCGCCAGGCCCGGACAATCTTTTTGTTCTGACACAATCCGCGCTGCACGGGGCCAAAGCGGGCTGGCTGGTCACGGCCGGTTTATGTACCGGCTTACTCGGCCACACCACGGCAGTGGCGTTTGGCGTGGCGGTACTCTTTGAACAATCGGTCGTCGCGTTCACGCTGCTGAAACTTGCCGGTGTCTGCTATTTGCTATACCTGGCCTGGCTCACCCTGCGTCGTCGTCATGACGACGACCAGACCGCAGCGCCGCCACGTCTCAGCCGAGCAAAGCTCTATCGCAGAGGAGTGATCATGAACCTGACCAACCCCAAGGTATCGCTGTTCTTTCTGGCCTTCCTGCCTCAGTTTTCCCAGCCGGACATAGGACCGATCCGTCAGCAATTATTGCTGCTCGGCGGTCTGTTCATTATTGCAACGATTGTTGTCTTTGGATTGATTGCCACCCTGTCAGGCAGCATCGGCCACTACCTGCAACGCCACACCGGCGCGCGACGAACACTGGACCGGCTCAGTGCCATGGTTTTCATAGGCCTGGCCGCCAAACTGCTGACGACCAGCCGCTGA
- the aroC gene encoding chorismate synthase, with the protein MSSSFGTLFKVTTFGESHCPAVGAIVDGVPPRMALTEADIQVQLDRRRPGQNKLGTDRDEADQVKLLSGVEFGKTLGSPIGLMVANKDQRPGDYGSMSQIPRPSHADYTYRAKYGTHASSGGGRSSARETIGRVAAGAIAEKFLLEEYGIEIVSWVSSVGAVDAVGVNMETVTRAQVDGCDVRCPDVVAAEQMTAEILAAREAKDSVGGVLSCVCRNVPAGWGEPAFDRLEAMMAHAMLSLPASKGFEVGSGFAGARQRGSVHNDPFVMKDGRLGTVTNRSGGVQGGISNGEPVYFRVAFKPPATIGQEQQTVDYAGNPAVLAAKGRHDPCVVARAVPIVETMAALVLADLALIQRMRT; encoded by the coding sequence ATGTCGAGCAGTTTCGGAACCCTGTTCAAAGTGACGACATTTGGTGAATCCCATTGTCCGGCCGTTGGCGCGATTGTCGATGGTGTGCCCCCGCGCATGGCGCTGACCGAGGCCGATATCCAGGTGCAGCTGGATCGCCGCCGTCCCGGGCAGAACAAGCTGGGCACGGATCGCGACGAAGCGGATCAGGTGAAACTGCTTTCAGGAGTTGAGTTTGGTAAAACCCTCGGCTCGCCCATTGGGCTGATGGTGGCCAATAAAGATCAGCGTCCCGGAGATTACGGTTCGATGAGCCAGATCCCGCGTCCCTCTCATGCCGATTATACCTATCGTGCCAAGTACGGCACCCACGCTTCCAGTGGTGGTGGGCGTTCCAGTGCGCGTGAAACCATCGGTCGGGTGGCTGCCGGTGCCATTGCTGAAAAATTCCTCCTGGAAGAATACGGCATTGAAATTGTCTCCTGGGTCAGCTCCGTCGGTGCGGTTGACGCAGTCGGCGTCAATATGGAGACCGTAACCCGTGCCCAGGTGGATGGCTGTGATGTGCGCTGTCCCGATGTGGTCGCCGCCGAGCAGATGACCGCTGAGATTCTTGCCGCCCGTGAAGCCAAAGATTCCGTTGGCGGGGTACTCAGCTGTGTGTGTCGCAATGTTCCCGCCGGCTGGGGAGAACCGGCTTTTGACCGTCTCGAGGCCATGATGGCGCATGCCATGTTGTCGTTGCCCGCCTCCAAGGGCTTTGAAGTCGGCTCCGGTTTTGCCGGTGCCCGCCAGCGTGGCTCCGTCCACAACGATCCTTTTGTCATGAAAGACGGTCGTCTCGGTACGGTAACCAATCGCAGTGGCGGTGTCCAGGGCGGTATTTCCAACGGCGAACCGGTGTATTTTCGGGTGGCTTTCAAGCCACCGGCAACCATTGGCCAGGAACAGCAGACCGTGGATTACGCTGGTAATCCGGCGGTGCTGGCGGCCAAGGGACGCCACGATCCCTGTGTTGTGGCCCGGGCCGTTCCCATCGTTGAAACCATGGCGGCGCTGGTATTGGCTGACCTTGCTTTGATTCAACGGATGCGAACATAG
- the rdgC gene encoding recombination-associated protein RdgC codes for MGLLSNTVSVSQFDVVGDFPAGDLAQWVGEKLAEHAFSSIENSAEELALGWVELDDFQSTEFSDPSSWWRDDYVAFTLRRDQRRLPSALVKGELQREQQRFLAENPGYQRVPKDKNDELKELVRNRLLVRVLPSPSLMDVVWNLRTGRLTFASVSTRAMDDLTDLFQKTFAGLRLVSVYPMQRARQVTPDALQEALATENPSAEGSVMEQIRDNQWLGSEFLMWLLYGTTNGRSDYHVTCDGPAAAGESFVAYLDNRFLLSGQGNEGAQKVTVVGPQDRFEEVRVALRQGKEIGEATIHMEKLEHQWRLTLKGELFQFGSFKCPTVRIEKGAELEDERLAVFYERMHVVEEGLQLFDSLFAAFLAERLAGQWGQRCQQINQWLEP; via the coding sequence ATGGGATTGCTTTCCAATACGGTAAGTGTCAGTCAGTTTGATGTGGTTGGTGATTTCCCCGCAGGGGATCTGGCGCAATGGGTCGGTGAGAAATTGGCCGAGCATGCGTTTTCATCCATAGAAAATTCCGCTGAGGAGCTTGCTCTGGGCTGGGTGGAACTGGATGATTTCCAGTCGACGGAGTTCAGTGATCCGTCATCCTGGTGGCGGGATGATTATGTTGCGTTTACCCTGCGCCGTGATCAGCGACGTCTGCCAAGCGCCTTGGTGAAAGGGGAGCTGCAGCGCGAACAACAGCGTTTTCTGGCCGAAAATCCCGGCTACCAACGCGTGCCCAAAGACAAGAATGATGAGCTGAAGGAGCTGGTGCGCAATCGCCTGTTGGTTCGAGTGTTGCCCAGTCCGAGTCTGATGGATGTGGTATGGAATCTGCGCACCGGCCGTTTGACCTTTGCCAGCGTCAGTACCCGGGCCATGGATGATCTGACCGATCTGTTTCAAAAAACCTTTGCCGGATTGCGCTTGGTCAGCGTGTACCCGATGCAGCGTGCCCGTCAGGTGACGCCGGATGCGTTGCAGGAGGCCCTGGCCACTGAGAACCCTTCGGCGGAAGGGTCTGTCATGGAACAAATCCGTGACAATCAGTGGTTGGGCAGTGAGTTCCTGATGTGGTTGCTCTACGGCACCACCAATGGTCGCAGTGATTACCATGTCACGTGTGATGGCCCGGCTGCGGCCGGTGAAAGTTTTGTCGCCTATCTCGACAACCGTTTTTTGTTGAGCGGTCAAGGTAACGAAGGTGCCCAGAAAGTTACCGTGGTCGGTCCACAGGATCGTTTTGAAGAGGTGCGTGTCGCTCTGCGCCAAGGCAAGGAGATCGGCGAGGCCACCATTCATATGGAAAAACTCGAACATCAGTGGCGCTTGACGCTCAAGGGGGAGCTGTTCCAATTCGGTTCGTTCAAATGCCCGACGGTACGGATTGAAAAGGGGGCTGAACTGGAGGATGAACGTCTGGCGGTTTTTTACGAGCGGATGCATGTTGTTGAAGAGGGGCTGCAGTTGTTTGACAGCCTGTTTGCCGCTTTTCTGGCGGAGCGCTTGGCCGGTCAATGGGGGCAACGCTGTCAGCAAATCAATCAGTGGCTGGAACCGTAA
- a CDS encoding ABC-type transport auxiliary lipoprotein family protein: MRIAFPMRCAITLCALLVGLSGCTLLPHSEPVTLYQLPAARMTQDSALLAGIAPQTALCLATPQAAGLLAGNRIVVVQDSALSTYPGARWSVAMPLLWRDYLLDAFQRDGRIPHLCTEQEAILTDYVLNATLDACHYRHDAQSPQVILRMTLRLVATKNQRMIASQQFTLHEPVAGEQINALIRAFGRAGNRLAAAVIPWTVAEIAGHETHRASYAALQ, translated from the coding sequence GTGAGAATCGCTTTCCCCATGCGTTGCGCCATCACGCTATGCGCCCTGCTGGTCGGCCTCAGCGGCTGTACCCTGCTGCCGCACAGCGAGCCGGTCACCCTCTACCAATTGCCCGCGGCCCGGATGACGCAGGACTCCGCCCTCCTTGCGGGCATCGCCCCGCAAACCGCCCTCTGTCTGGCAACGCCGCAGGCCGCGGGTTTGTTGGCCGGTAATCGCATCGTCGTTGTTCAGGATTCAGCCCTGAGTACCTATCCCGGCGCGCGCTGGAGCGTTGCGATGCCGCTGCTGTGGCGTGATTATCTGCTCGATGCGTTTCAACGCGACGGTCGCATTCCTCACCTCTGCACCGAGCAAGAGGCGATTCTGACCGATTACGTCCTCAACGCCACACTGGATGCGTGTCATTACCGCCACGATGCGCAATCCCCCCAGGTGATCCTGCGCATGACGCTACGCCTGGTGGCCACGAAAAACCAGCGGATGATCGCCTCACAACAATTCACCCTCCACGAACCCGTCGCCGGTGAACAGATTAACGCGCTGATTCGCGCCTTTGGTCGCGCCGGAAACCGCCTGGCGGCAGCGGTGATCCCCTGGACGGTGGCGGAAATCGCCGGTCACGAAACGCACAGGGCGTCCTACGCTGCCTTGCAGTGA
- a CDS encoding MlaD family protein, with translation METRAPYLLIGLFTVVLTGGAMLFALWMAESGDQGRYQLYDVVFNEAVSGLSVGNRVEYSGIAVGEVRRLSLDPEDPRKVWARIQVQEDTPIKENTQARLALANVTGTSNIQLTNGTPDSPVLRGDDGKVPVIIAQPSPLAQLKLSSSEILISMNELMDQAKQLLSRENIAHVSQILNNIDRFSGTLADQEPSLHQTLANLAATSRQSELLLTQANALLSRRGEPLLREAGETVASLKRTSNQLEALLTDNAAHVDLGLQGLSELGQTLRQLNQTLAAIEQVARQLENHPAEYLLGGEQIKEFQP, from the coding sequence ATGGAAACACGCGCCCCCTATCTTCTGATTGGGCTGTTTACCGTGGTACTCACCGGCGGTGCCATGCTGTTTGCCCTGTGGATGGCCGAAAGCGGCGACCAGGGCCGCTACCAACTCTACGATGTGGTGTTCAATGAGGCGGTCAGCGGCCTGTCCGTGGGTAACCGCGTCGAGTACAGCGGCATTGCCGTCGGCGAAGTGCGCAGACTCTCCCTCGACCCCGAAGATCCGCGCAAGGTGTGGGCGCGTATCCAGGTGCAGGAGGATACACCCATCAAGGAAAACACTCAGGCGCGGCTGGCCCTGGCCAATGTGACGGGCACGTCCAACATCCAGTTGACCAACGGCACACCGGACAGCCCTGTTTTGCGCGGCGACGACGGCAAGGTCCCGGTGATCATCGCCCAGCCTTCCCCCCTGGCCCAGCTCAAACTCAGCAGCAGCGAAATTCTCATCAGCATGAATGAACTGATGGACCAGGCCAAGCAGTTGCTGTCACGGGAAAACATCGCCCATGTCAGTCAGATTCTGAACAATATCGATCGCTTCAGCGGCACGCTGGCCGATCAGGAGCCTAGCCTGCACCAGACTCTGGCCAACCTGGCCGCGACCTCACGGCAATCCGAGCTCCTGCTGACACAAGCCAATGCGTTGCTGAGCCGACGCGGTGAACCGCTGTTGCGGGAGGCCGGTGAAACCGTGGCATCCCTCAAGCGCACGTCAAACCAGCTTGAAGCACTGTTGACCGACAACGCCGCCCATGTCGATCTCGGTCTGCAGGGGCTCAGCGAGCTGGGCCAGACCCTGCGTCAACTCAACCAGACCCTGGCCGCCATCGAACAGGTCGCCCGCCAACTGGAAAACCACCCCGCCGAATACCTTCTGGGCGGCGAACAGATCAAGGAGTTTCAACCGTGA